One Mya arenaria isolate MELC-2E11 chromosome 7, ASM2691426v1 genomic window carries:
- the LOC128240345 gene encoding uncharacterized protein LOC128240345 isoform X1, producing the protein MYSYTLASTSAGCGTDYNWYRTGELPTEKNVEVPLEMCRNGIGDACDRNVKARTMLCDDGSYIFFLPYVLGCPEAYCIESRDNKTSKVNDEPPNITETKIVLETATAFRDGRNVLEFYCDFATAPNTSLFYMATYAITTGQLVTNELYVSERAQYQNKTQFRERVKMTETDLQQKIARPLGIHMECYIEASYQAASAKSNQVVSKPKFIGIECLNKENLTLDSKSPLHLQFRPTIPFGCKNGGPTCELNIELYTPTPTQCKLPEPVSKMSNLIRRRTSCGLVISNDIKKTYNLTVHNLPGSLRNTGNMRLKFTLFLRTIENYHNHPFFGGYQLDPITVSINDDKPPKLLGAQCYSTTDPRMRTFDRRYYSLQERGTFILYKSNSLEQEVQMKTTACSPGSSVYCNCGVAVRAGRDLYVLDLCNNNRIKTGMFRVCDHGLMVKELSAGIGSETLVLPSGAQVNIIIRSIHLHIYISPSANDYLDTDGLCGSFDGDSANDDVLNFKKWRVDNNRKHLDLFNWKNDARLPEWSEDTFLCKCPQLKNRFETRVECHSESQKTCDPDSKTRGTGSMLRKVRRCMTTTSITKRDGTKHFKMVHDFYRSTKTAFVSKLEKRQTKTPEFLSKRSAEIPYTEETAYTDCMKVLNTTAFQMCSDIPGLNFTSFITHCVLDAVDSNSMYWTQSYLEGIKSKCVYEIKAEQPLPPEEYEGLTIEINGTTTTFENITENNITLPKIETIPEFSEENLKAIESVVCLNECSNQGNCVNGTCECNEPFIGSDCSIDSSLPPEMLGIPDEGMCDYQQRPCNIIYIYADNIADTGFMCRLTPFEVTSSEVTYQHEKTIEIPGIINGFSEVACDIADHRAKRSATMDFPNEIIAIGFRVGLSNNNKTYSEEDSVVHFDSDCVQCEKHAGNVACEELPGFCVSNGRCYEVNETHQCLKCSRKSDETHFWKPDCENNTVTLKPGIETVPTSGDDTWLILAIVSSVIGVLILVVGAVVVKRCKRRQENVDIQSKNAKDGVNIPLCELK; encoded by the exons TGAACGACGAACCACCAAACATCACTGAAACTAAAATTGTCCTGGAAACAGCTACTGCATTTCGTGACGGACGAAATGTGCTGGAATTTTATTGCGATTTCGCTACCGCTCCAAACACGTCGTTATTTTATATGGCCACTTATGCGATAACAACGGGACAACTCGTTACAAATGAATTGTACGTTTCCGAACGTGCTCAGTACCAGAACAAGACACAATTCAGAGAGAGGGTTAAAATGACTGAGACTGATCTACAACAGAAAATAGCACGACCATTAGGGATCCAC ATGGAATGTTACATCGAAGCAAGTTACCAAGCTGCATCAGCAAAGAGCAATCAGGTGGTCAGCAAACCGAAGTTTATTGGAATAGAG tgtttaaacaaagaaaatctGACGCTTGACAGCAAGAGTCCTCTACATTTACAGTTTCGACCTACAATACCATTCGGATGTAAAAACGGTGGTCCAACGTGCGAATTAAACATTGAGCTGTACACTCCAACACCAACACAATGCAAACTACCAGAGCCTGTTTCAAAGATGAGCAATCTAATACGGAGGAGAACATCATGCGGGCTAGTAATTTCAAACGATATAAAAAAGACGTATAACCTCACAGTACATAATTTACCGGGTTCGCTTAGAAATACAGGCAACATGAGGCTGAAATTTACACTTTTCTTGCGAACAATAGAAAATTATCACAATCATCCATTTTTCGGAGGATATCAACTTGACCCAATAACG GTCAGTATCAATGATGACAAACCGCCTAAATTGTTGGGCGCCCAATGTTACTCTACTACAGATCCAAGAATGAGAACATTTGATAGAAG atattataGTCTTCAAGAAAGAGGTACCTTCATATTGTATAAAAGTAACAGTTTGGAACAAGAG GTGCAGATGAAAACAACAGCATGCTCACCAGGCTCTAGTGTGTACTGTAATTGTGGTGTGGCAGTTCGAGCAGGAAGAGATCTGTATGTGTTAGATTTATGCAACAATAACCGTATCAAGACTGGTATGTTTAGAGTATGCGATCATGGACTTATGGTGAAGGAGCTATCTGCTGGGATCGGTTCTGAAACG TTGGTACTCCCATCTGGGGCACAAGTGAACATTATTATTAGATCGATTCATCTTCACATTTATATAAGCCCATCTGCTAATGATTACCTTGACACGGACGGGCTTTGTGGATCTTTTGATGGTGATTCTGCTAACGACGatgtattaaatttcaaaaaatggcG AGTTGACAATAATCGAAAACACCTGGACTTATTCAACTGGAAAAACGACGCAAGGCTACCAGAATGGAGCGAAGATActtttttatgcaaatgtcCTCAATTAAAAAACCGATTTGAGACACGAGTCGAATGCCACTCTGAGTCACAGAAAACATGTGATCCCGATTCAAAAACAAGAGGTACAGGCAGTATGTTAAGAAAAGTCAGACGATGCATGACTACTACGTCAATAACAAAGCGCGATGGCACGAAGCATTTTAAAATGGTGCATGATTTCTACAGAAGTACTAAAACAGCCTTTGTATCTAAACTTGAAAAAAGACAAACCAAAACTCCTGAATTTCTGTCAAAG AGATCAGCGGAAATACCGTACACCGAAGAAACAGCATATACGGATTGTATGAAAGTGTTAAATACAACCGCGTTTCAGATGTGCAGTGATATTCCAGGGTTGAATTTTACCAGTTTTATTACGCACTGCGTCCTTGATGCTGTA GATTCAAATAGCATGTACTGGACCCAAAGTTACTTGGAGGGAATAAAATCGAAatgtgtttatgaaataaagGCTGAACAGCCGCTACCCCCAGAAGAATATGAAGGACTGACAATTGAAATAAACGGAACTACGACAACTTTCGAAAATATAACGGAAAACAATATTACATTACCTAAAATAGAGACCATCCCTGAATTCAGCGAAGAAAATCTAAAGGCTATTGAAAGTGTTGTCTGTTTGAATGAGTGCAGTAATCAAGGAAACTGTGTTAATG GCACGTGTGAATGTAATGAGCCTTTCATTGGGAGTGATTGCTCAATAGACTCATCACTTCCTCCGGAGATGTTAGGAATACCAGATGAAGGCATGTGTGACTACCAGCAAAGACCATgtaacattatttacatttatgcaGACAACATTGCGGACACAGGCTTTATGTGTCGTCTGACTCCTTTTGAG GTGACTTCCAGTGAGGTCACATACCAGCACGAAAAAACAATTGAGATTCCCGGAATAATCAATGGTTTTTCCGAAGTAGCTTGCGACATAGCGGACCATCGAGCAAAACGCTCTGCGACAATGGATTTCCCAAACGAAATTATTGCTATTGGGTTTCGTGTTGGCTTaagcaataacaacaaaacgTACAGTGAAGAGGATTCTGTTGTTCACTTTGATTCAGATTGTGTTCAATGTGAAAAACATGCCGGAAACGTCGCGTGCGAGGAGCTG CCTGGATTTTGCGTTAGTAACGGACGATGCTACGAGGTCAATGAGACACACCAGTGTTTAAAGTGCTCAAGAAAATCAGATGAAACGCACTTCTGGAAGCCAG ACTGCGAAAACAACACTGTCACTCTCAAACCGGGTATAGAGACGGTACCGACTTCTGGTGACGACACATGGTTGATACTAGCTATTGTTAGTTCCGTCATTGGCGTGCTGATTCTGGTTGTCGGGGCAGTCGTAGTAAAAAG GTGTAAGAGACGGCAGGAAAACGTAGACATCCAGAGTAAGAATGCCAAAGATGGAGTCAATATTCCCCTGTGCGAATTAAAGTAA
- the LOC128240345 gene encoding uncharacterized protein LOC128240345 isoform X2, which produces MYSYTLASTSAGCGTDYNWYRTGELPTEKNVEVPLEMCRNGIGDACDRNVKARTMLCDDGSYIFFLPYVLGCPEAYCIESRDNKTSKVNDEPPNITETKIVLETATAFRDGRNVLEFYCDFATAPNTSLFYMATYAITTGQLVTNELYVSERAQYQNKTQFRERVKMTETDLQQKIARPLGIHMECYIEASYQAASAKSNQVVSKPKFIGIECLNKENLTLDSKSPLHLQFRPTIPFGCKNGGPTCELNIELYTPTPTQCKLPEPVSKMSNLIRRRTSCGLVISNDIKKTYNLTVHNLPGSLRNTGNMRLKFTLFLRTIENYHNHPFFGGYQLDPITVSINDDKPPKLLGAQCYSTTDPRMRTFDRRYYSLQERGTFILYKSNSLEQEMKTTACSPGSSVYCNCGVAVRAGRDLYVLDLCNNNRIKTGMFRVCDHGLMVKELSAGIGSETLVLPSGAQVNIIIRSIHLHIYISPSANDYLDTDGLCGSFDGDSANDDVLNFKKWRVDNNRKHLDLFNWKNDARLPEWSEDTFLCKCPQLKNRFETRVECHSESQKTCDPDSKTRGTGSMLRKVRRCMTTTSITKRDGTKHFKMVHDFYRSTKTAFVSKLEKRQTKTPEFLSKRSAEIPYTEETAYTDCMKVLNTTAFQMCSDIPGLNFTSFITHCVLDAVDSNSMYWTQSYLEGIKSKCVYEIKAEQPLPPEEYEGLTIEINGTTTTFENITENNITLPKIETIPEFSEENLKAIESVVCLNECSNQGNCVNGTCECNEPFIGSDCSIDSSLPPEMLGIPDEGMCDYQQRPCNIIYIYADNIADTGFMCRLTPFEVTSSEVTYQHEKTIEIPGIINGFSEVACDIADHRAKRSATMDFPNEIIAIGFRVGLSNNNKTYSEEDSVVHFDSDCVQCEKHAGNVACEELPGFCVSNGRCYEVNETHQCLKCSRKSDETHFWKPDCENNTVTLKPGIETVPTSGDDTWLILAIVSSVIGVLILVVGAVVVKRCKRRQENVDIQSKNAKDGVNIPLCELK; this is translated from the exons TGAACGACGAACCACCAAACATCACTGAAACTAAAATTGTCCTGGAAACAGCTACTGCATTTCGTGACGGACGAAATGTGCTGGAATTTTATTGCGATTTCGCTACCGCTCCAAACACGTCGTTATTTTATATGGCCACTTATGCGATAACAACGGGACAACTCGTTACAAATGAATTGTACGTTTCCGAACGTGCTCAGTACCAGAACAAGACACAATTCAGAGAGAGGGTTAAAATGACTGAGACTGATCTACAACAGAAAATAGCACGACCATTAGGGATCCAC ATGGAATGTTACATCGAAGCAAGTTACCAAGCTGCATCAGCAAAGAGCAATCAGGTGGTCAGCAAACCGAAGTTTATTGGAATAGAG tgtttaaacaaagaaaatctGACGCTTGACAGCAAGAGTCCTCTACATTTACAGTTTCGACCTACAATACCATTCGGATGTAAAAACGGTGGTCCAACGTGCGAATTAAACATTGAGCTGTACACTCCAACACCAACACAATGCAAACTACCAGAGCCTGTTTCAAAGATGAGCAATCTAATACGGAGGAGAACATCATGCGGGCTAGTAATTTCAAACGATATAAAAAAGACGTATAACCTCACAGTACATAATTTACCGGGTTCGCTTAGAAATACAGGCAACATGAGGCTGAAATTTACACTTTTCTTGCGAACAATAGAAAATTATCACAATCATCCATTTTTCGGAGGATATCAACTTGACCCAATAACG GTCAGTATCAATGATGACAAACCGCCTAAATTGTTGGGCGCCCAATGTTACTCTACTACAGATCCAAGAATGAGAACATTTGATAGAAG atattataGTCTTCAAGAAAGAGGTACCTTCATATTGTATAAAAGTAACAGTTTGGAACAAGAG ATGAAAACAACAGCATGCTCACCAGGCTCTAGTGTGTACTGTAATTGTGGTGTGGCAGTTCGAGCAGGAAGAGATCTGTATGTGTTAGATTTATGCAACAATAACCGTATCAAGACTGGTATGTTTAGAGTATGCGATCATGGACTTATGGTGAAGGAGCTATCTGCTGGGATCGGTTCTGAAACG TTGGTACTCCCATCTGGGGCACAAGTGAACATTATTATTAGATCGATTCATCTTCACATTTATATAAGCCCATCTGCTAATGATTACCTTGACACGGACGGGCTTTGTGGATCTTTTGATGGTGATTCTGCTAACGACGatgtattaaatttcaaaaaatggcG AGTTGACAATAATCGAAAACACCTGGACTTATTCAACTGGAAAAACGACGCAAGGCTACCAGAATGGAGCGAAGATActtttttatgcaaatgtcCTCAATTAAAAAACCGATTTGAGACACGAGTCGAATGCCACTCTGAGTCACAGAAAACATGTGATCCCGATTCAAAAACAAGAGGTACAGGCAGTATGTTAAGAAAAGTCAGACGATGCATGACTACTACGTCAATAACAAAGCGCGATGGCACGAAGCATTTTAAAATGGTGCATGATTTCTACAGAAGTACTAAAACAGCCTTTGTATCTAAACTTGAAAAAAGACAAACCAAAACTCCTGAATTTCTGTCAAAG AGATCAGCGGAAATACCGTACACCGAAGAAACAGCATATACGGATTGTATGAAAGTGTTAAATACAACCGCGTTTCAGATGTGCAGTGATATTCCAGGGTTGAATTTTACCAGTTTTATTACGCACTGCGTCCTTGATGCTGTA GATTCAAATAGCATGTACTGGACCCAAAGTTACTTGGAGGGAATAAAATCGAAatgtgtttatgaaataaagGCTGAACAGCCGCTACCCCCAGAAGAATATGAAGGACTGACAATTGAAATAAACGGAACTACGACAACTTTCGAAAATATAACGGAAAACAATATTACATTACCTAAAATAGAGACCATCCCTGAATTCAGCGAAGAAAATCTAAAGGCTATTGAAAGTGTTGTCTGTTTGAATGAGTGCAGTAATCAAGGAAACTGTGTTAATG GCACGTGTGAATGTAATGAGCCTTTCATTGGGAGTGATTGCTCAATAGACTCATCACTTCCTCCGGAGATGTTAGGAATACCAGATGAAGGCATGTGTGACTACCAGCAAAGACCATgtaacattatttacatttatgcaGACAACATTGCGGACACAGGCTTTATGTGTCGTCTGACTCCTTTTGAG GTGACTTCCAGTGAGGTCACATACCAGCACGAAAAAACAATTGAGATTCCCGGAATAATCAATGGTTTTTCCGAAGTAGCTTGCGACATAGCGGACCATCGAGCAAAACGCTCTGCGACAATGGATTTCCCAAACGAAATTATTGCTATTGGGTTTCGTGTTGGCTTaagcaataacaacaaaacgTACAGTGAAGAGGATTCTGTTGTTCACTTTGATTCAGATTGTGTTCAATGTGAAAAACATGCCGGAAACGTCGCGTGCGAGGAGCTG CCTGGATTTTGCGTTAGTAACGGACGATGCTACGAGGTCAATGAGACACACCAGTGTTTAAAGTGCTCAAGAAAATCAGATGAAACGCACTTCTGGAAGCCAG ACTGCGAAAACAACACTGTCACTCTCAAACCGGGTATAGAGACGGTACCGACTTCTGGTGACGACACATGGTTGATACTAGCTATTGTTAGTTCCGTCATTGGCGTGCTGATTCTGGTTGTCGGGGCAGTCGTAGTAAAAAG GTGTAAGAGACGGCAGGAAAACGTAGACATCCAGAGTAAGAATGCCAAAGATGGAGTCAATATTCCCCTGTGCGAATTAAAGTAA